ACAGAAACAGCAAACTATACTGAAACGGCAAGAAGCACAGTTTAACGAACTACTTCAGAAACAAATGCAACGCCACACACTGTTGGAAGATGTTCTCgccaaacagcagcaacggaTAAATGCCAACATACAGCTAATCATGAGTCAACCGGCCCCAATCGCCTCCCTCCCATTCGGTGACCGAACAACAAGCGAGCTTTCCGCAAACGACTTGAGGCAAGCTACCGAACCAAATGCCCTCGAAAAAGTGGAACTGCAAACCGATGTGAAACGTTTGGAGATGGAGAAGCTGCGTCTCGAGGATATGGTGGCGAACCTGTCTGCGTACCATGAACAGGAGTTGTCGATCCTTGAATCAAgctacaaaaaacaaatgaccTTCCTGGAGGAAAGTCTTCGCATCATGGAAGCACGCCTGAAGCATGACAACAAGCAGTTGGAAAATTTCTACCAAGCCAAAATCACATTCGTCGAACAGGAGAAGCAAAAGCTAATCGCAGACCATGAAGCGAAAGCCCAATCGATGGAAGAGCATCACCGTAAGGTGATCGAACAGCTTAAGCAAGGATATGAAGAAAGTCTCGAACAATTGCGCCAGGATCATCGCGAATCGGTGGCTGCAATACGTGAATCGAAAATGCTCGAATTTTCTGCCATTCAAGATAATCAATCTTACTTACAAACGCTTAAAAGTGCTTCCAGCTACTTGGAAAATGCGTCCGGCGATTTGCAGCAACTTCGCGACACGCTACAGGACCAGATCGAATTCACGCAAAAGGAGAAAGAGATTCAATTGAAGCAGCGTGAAAAGCAACTAGAAGATCAGCAACGTCTACTCGATCGCACACGTGAAGCTACGGCGGAGGAGAACGTGCGTTTGCTCAATTTGGTGGAAATGCTAGAGAGTAAAGTTACCGAGATGACTAAGGTTGGACCTATTTGATCGGATGACTCATTTTATGacgtttttttaacaaaattttccattttctttcccAGATATCATCGCAAGAGCGCTGGGAATATCAGCAAAAATGTATCAAGCTAGAAGCAGAGCGGCAGAGCGTAGACAAGGAGAAACAGTTTCTTCGCGAGCGTCATGAACGGGAGGAGGCACGTATTGACGAACTGAAGCGCTTGCAGTTTGATGAACACTCTCGGTTGATGGATAAGGTGGCCCAGGAACGGCAAACTCTATTGGAGGAGAAAGCCAAACTAGAGACGATGGCGCAGCTAGCGTCCACCACCAACTCGATCGGTACGGGAACGTCGCGCCTTGAGGTGGAAGCCGCCCTCAAGGTGGCCGAAGAAGCCGCTCGCCAAGCCGATACAGAGAAGGAGCGCTACCTACAGATGCAGCGCCAGCTAGAGTCGAAACGCCGTGAAATGCAAACGCGCGAAAGCAAGTTGTGTGAAGCAAAAGATGAGCTGGAAGCGGCAATCGATCGGGCTTGTCAAAGGGAACGAAATGCCGAGACAGTGTATCGCAGTCTGCGTAAATCGGAACATAACTTGCAGCTCAAGATGCAACTGATACAGCGACAGTTTCGCGAAGTGTCCGAGCGGGAGGATCGTTTGGCTAAAGAAAAGATCGAGTTCAGTAAGGAACGGCTGGAGCTGCAGGCTGCCAGGCGCAAGCTGCTGCAGACCCGTTGCAGCCTATGCAAGATCGGCGATAAGTCGCAGGAGATAGCGGGTGATCTGCTTACCACCAACACGGATTCCGTAGCAGACGATTTGAAGCTGGAAGCTAACTTTGCCGAAATGCAGAACCGCTTGGATGTGGCCGGGTTGAGGCTGGATCAACATTTCGACAGCGATGTGGATCGGCAAATGAAACTGTTTCTCGAGCGCAATCAGACAGAGCAGTGTGACGATGTGGAGTTGACGGAAAGTCAGCGACGGCATCGTGAAATTGATCGTGACTTGGCTCTTTTGAACTTTGACGCACTATTTCCACAGCTACGTTCAGGTGAGGAAACGTAGAGGCCAATACTTGTAACCACTTTCTCTGGTAAGACAATAAAGTGTTCAAATGAATCGTTTTTAATACATCGCATATCGTATCGATTTCATTGCGATATAAGCTCTACTCATCACTGTTCACCTTAGCAGCTCTAATCGCTCTCCGGCGTCGTACggtttctttattttgcattAATATTTGAGCTGCCACGTTCCGTACTACGCGGCACATTTCACCAAAGTTTGTGTCACTGTAGTTGACGCTGGACTCTTCAACGATCCATTCGTGATGATTCCACAGCCTTTCGAATCCTCCTGGGACGAGAGAGTTGCATGCCCGGTACACGTAGGACATAACACCAACTAACTGCGGCCGTCCATCTGCGATCATCACCAACGGTCCTCCAACATTGCCCTAAAAACACAGCATGGTCACACACAGTACATGTACACTTGCAATTGATATGAGGTAAGCTAATCAATACCGTGCATATGCTGCCCGTGCCGTTCGTATAAACGCACACCCTGGTAACGTACACCAGGTCCTGCAAATCCCACGGACTCAGAAGCTCCTTACACTGATCGTTCGAAATCGCCCGAGCGTCCAATTTTTGCAACTTTTCTTTATAGTCATCCTGTGGGGCAGTATCctaaaatgataataattcACATCACAAACACAGAAGCAGGGATCCTTTAGCACCTTCTACCTTCTCGGCACCCCAGTCTGTGTACGATACTAAACTACCATCCGGGATGGGGCCGATGAGAAGTTCAATCGGCTGCACGAAACGGTTAAAATCAATGTACTCGCGCGTCCGTACTAGCGCAACATCGTTGCGGGCAGCTTCAAAATCGAACTCGGGATGATACGTGTGCGAATAGATCGTGTAGAACCGATCGTCTATTTTAGACTTGAGCTCTACTTGTCCCAGCCGGATGCGTGCCAATTCAGAAAGTGGTTGCCCCGGATAGGTGCGCATCAGTTTCCATATAAAAGAAGCTTGCGTAATGATGAAACGAACGTTGAGTATGGCTCCACTCCCCAAATGACGGTCTTGTTCGATTAAACGAAACGACGCCTGATACGGTACCTCCGACTGTGCCACATCTGTTCCGGCTGCCATTCTTTTATCCCGGGAAGCTTGTAAAGAGCCTTTGAAAAAAACGAATTTcaaattatatattttatgcaattttatataaaattattttataccTGCGTAGCTGCAGAGTATTGCTGCAAGAAGCAGCACATTCGCCCAATGTCCCATATCGATGATGGACAGTTCGCTACTGAATGGCTGATCTGTGCATTACAATTACATCAAGCATAAATTACCATGAACATTTGCATTCCACTGCTTAATCAAGTTATCAATCATTGAAGCTTTTATCGTCATAGGTAGGTAGTTTTGCTGCGAAACTCACATGATAAGCTAACGATGCATATCGATGAACCATTGGTGGAGTCACATCATGCATGTTGTTTGAATAACGATAACACATCATTATCAACTGATCAATTAGCTGCCAAACGTTTACATTTGGTTAGTACTGTTTCACACGAACCGTGACGCATCCGATAATACAGAATATAACAATAATACAACAACATTCTCAATATATGCATGGTCTTAATAGACTACGAAGCACTAGCAGCAGTGTATGTTGtaagtatttttattttctgacTCTAAGTAGTAATACagttgggttttgttttagtaGAACGCTATTTTGGCATCCATGCTATAAAAAGAGAATGCTTATGGGTCATAGCACTCTAACGTCTTGCACTTGCACAACCGCTTACGAAACACATCACCTTCAACAGCTATCTTTTCCTACGCCCTGCTCCTATCCGTAACATGCCCTCGTCGTAAAGGGAAGGTAAAATAGATTTCGCACTACACTCCATGTAATGTAACCTTCAAACCTGAACAGCAATAACTTATCGACAAAATAGTCGCACCGTAAATAGATCTTTCAAATATGCGTCTTTGTGTATATAATTTTAAACTGAACTGCAAATCGAGTGCAGCTGGtgattttgaattgaattatttgCTCATTAACGCCAATGCATATGctaaaacaatttttataaaaaactTTTAAACATGTCCTTCCTTTCCGCTAACTGTGTAGTCGtctaaaaaaacgaaaacccaACCGAAAGGCGTTGCAAAGCTGTTTCCAACATTCTCCTCTTGCTAATAATTTATAATGTATTCCTCTCTCAATGCAACTTTAAAGTGATttttagacattttttttttaattttaaatacaaACTTCATTCTTGGCCACTCAATTAGTCGACGTCAAACTCCACTGCCCTGTTTTACGCATTACAATAGTTTACAACGTCCATTTTAAAAAGGATACATCAAACATATTTTACGCTTGAAGGCTACTTCAGTTATCACGATTCTAGTAAGTGCTTTGCTGTTAAGCTGCTGCTCATCATTAGAATTGATTGCAAGGCGCATTTATGATGTGTTAAGAACCGAAGAGTACCGTTGCTCGTCTACCCTCTTTTGAAGCATGGATTTTGGAGGGATCTatcgtttgtaaacaaaaaccGTACCAGTATCATCATCAAGCGAGAATCATTCTCTGATAAATAAACTGCGTCTGCTCTGGGCCTTTCGAACGCAATCCTAATGTACCTTGTTCTTCGTTTGTCTAGCAATGTCTAAGAAATTATAGTCTAACAAGCTACGGTCGTCCTTTTGTGTTGTGTAGTTGCTAAATGTACTCagtaatatataaaaaaaaaacaatatattgCTTGGGCTTCTGCTTTCAATTCCATTAGTCGCACATCCGCGTCCTGTTTACCCTGACTTGTGTATTTTTCCGTCTATTTTTTTAGTATACGCTCTTTCCTACACTTTCTTCAATTGTGAGTAACATGTAACATGTAactatgttttgtttgattgtaaAAAGCGAATGTAATTTACACTAAGGCTCAACTAAACGGAACAAAATCAACCAGTTCAGTTTAGGCGGCTTTCACTTCCAGCAGCTGTGGATAGTTTTCCACCACGTTCAATAGCATCGTGTCGATGTAATGCTTCAGTCGTCGGTTCTCCTCTTCCTTCTCCTGGAATGCGACCTGGAGCTGTAACGAAGGTATAGTATACAGACCGTCAGTATCAAATGAGAAAGCTTATGTACAGCGTTATAAAGCCAAAGATTGTAAAAACTGTGCAACACACATAACCTACACCGCCAAACCAACGGTCATACAGTGGTATTAAGTAAAGCACGCTTAACACTGATTAGTTCTTAGTCGAATCGTGTAAAGAAACAACTTAGGAAGAGTATGTGAAATAAAATGCTTAATCAGAGACACATAGTAGTTAATATAAAACcagaaaatgtaaaacatattGCCCTGTTATATCAAAGAACGTATTTCAATATTAATTGTAGATAGAAGCCTAATCCATATACTTGTACAAAGGAAACTTGTACAAAGGAAGAGTAAATTATTTGATTAAAGAGACCGATAAACACCGTCCAAAATATCCCTTGTTTATAAAATGTTAACtatatcaaaatttcaaatttataaTGTAAACGTAGGTAAAGATTCGTCAATTATCGGAACAGTAATAGTATTTGGAAGTTATGACAAGATAGAACAAGGAAACGTTCAAATGTTAACGACTTACGTTGAATAAAACTAAATTAATACTTTACAAAGTGTCTCTTAGGGGGATTTTTTACGGACAGATGCACCACCGTACAACATTATTCAACCAAAGTAATTTTTTGAGTAATGTTAATTCCGCAAACCATATTACCTCACCCAACCCAAAGCTACTGCACAAAGATGTTAGTTTGTTTGTGGGtagtacaaaaaagaaacatcgaagaaaaaaaaacagtatccCCAGAAGATAAGTATGATTAGAAGCCGATCGTTTCGATCGCGAAACATGATTTGGAGCAGAGGAGCAAACAAAGACTATACGCCATCAGTACCGTCAAACTAACCTGTGTTAATGACGCTAAAGTGGTCGAATCAACGGTATCCTGTGAAAGGGggcgaaaagaagaagatacagAAGCGTGACACAATTGAGATAAACAAACAAGTGGACAAGTGTGTGGACCCGACCGACGACGCTCAACAGACGGATATTCGGTTCCGGTGGACGGATATCAACATCAAGTAGGAGGATAGCGGCGCATGACGCAACATCACCCTACAGTGTTGCGGTGAAATCTAAACTAAGTTAAGCTCTAGTGATAAGGGTCAAGACGTAACGTGATGGAACAACATACAGGCACGATAATGCAACAACACCCTAACCATCCTAGACGTAGTAGAAAAGCAAACGCTTTCTTTTCCCGTCCGCAAAAGCCACTCGAATCGAACACACTGTTGTGTTGTCTCGTTCCGAAACGTCGTTTTTACCTGATTTTGGCTCATGGCTTCTAGCTCTTGGGCCAAACTGTTCGAGGTCCCGTTCAGCAGATTACGTCCTTCCTCAATGCTACGGGTCAACATCATAGCCTGAAGCTCTTCGTTCGCTTCCTCCAGTGACTTGTTCTTCTGGCGCAATTCGTCCATTTCCTGATGCAATTCCTCCAGTCGCAGCGACTCGGGCGATGTTGTTGGCAGTGCGGGCCCACGCTCAGAACGCAGCCGTTCACATTCCTTGCCAAGCTCTACCATCAGTTCTTCTGCCGCTTGCTTCTCGGCTCTATGCCTACAAGTACAAGTAAATGCAGttatcagcaacaacaacataaaaaccGGAAACATATTATCATTCGCACAGTGTCAGTATGACGCACGAAAATCAATTGCAacataaactcactttttctCCTCTGCCCTTGCTTCCGCCAGATCCTGCTGCGAGATCATCAGCGAATCCCGAGCTTTCTCCAGCTTCTCTTCCGTCGCATGCAGATCGGCCGCCTGTTTGTCACTTTGCAGGCGCAATCGTTGGATCTCCTCGCGCAAGCTGGTTACCTCCATCTCCATCGTCCGTATCCGGATCTGACAGTTTTCATTCTGCAATTTTGCCTCCCGCTCGACGCGGGCCAGCAACTCCCTGTGACGCTTTTGTTCTTCAGCCAATCGTTCTTCCGCCCGCAATTCAgtctgaaaataaaaataacaacaagaaaacattagtaaacaaataaataacaagaGTTTTACAATGCAAATGCCAACGTCCGATCTCTCCACCACCGGATGAATGGCAATGCCCCCCACATTGGGTGGGGCCATCCGTTTCCGGCCAATCGAAGTATGACCATTCATGCGACACAAACATTAATCGAATcgaatcaacaacaacactcacacacatacacactggtGTGGTAGGTTCTCTGCGCAAATTACCGAGAACGTGCGTAGTTAGCAATAGAATGTAAGCCGTGAGTATCAAACTGTGGTTCAATTTGATTGTTACTTCGGCAATTACCTGTGTGACGGAATGATTTATGTTAAAAATACATCCCCTCTCTATGTCAATGAACTTCAGCTTGTATCAGCACAATCACTGGACATACAATCGTAACAGAAGCACTAGCAGCATAATATGGTGCGGTTCGGCCATACACGATCAACGAATCTTGCACAACCAACTATGaatattcaattaaatttcacccttcttcttttccaaccctttttgttactttcagTAAGCCTCACCTGCGATAATATCGTTCATGCCTTGCCTATGCGCTTCTGCCATTGCCCAAAAAGGGTCTGAGCAGTGAATTGGTAATCTATacctttatttaattttccttgATGGGCAGTTAGCTTTTCTTTTACCCATTACGATCATTCCATTCCTTCCTGTGTGCCTTTGGATGCCTATATTACGGCTTCGTCAGTTTCTGCAGCACATAATTTGATGTtggtttacagttttttttgtatgaattttaattaaaccaaCATGCCGCAAAAGATTTTAGATTAAGCAATCAACGACTTATTGTGTAAGTGTACGTTATGCTCAAACGTTATAAACTCAAATCTGTTATgataaaaaaagcataattAATATGGATCGTGTTCAGTTTtcccaaaaattatgtttctttGCAGCAAATGTACGAATGTGCGATGaaatttttccattttcttgtTGCGCTTGCACAGCGTCATATTCATTACGCATGTTGTTTAAGTAGGACTTAAGTGATGAATAGATCAGTGGCAAACTTAGTGGCATAAATAGTCAAAATCTTTGAAACAAATCCTGAAGAGTTCCaggtaaaaaaacacatcaataAACCCAGTGTCAAACTTCATGATAGTTCTAACGACGAAAAACAGCCTTACCATGACTCAACACACAGAAACTACACAATTGCAATAATATATAGTAGATGATGACTTATAACATCATATGTATGAATTA
This genomic interval from Anopheles merus strain MAF chromosome 3L, AmerM5.1, whole genome shotgun sequence contains the following:
- the LOC121598389 gene encoding rab11 family-interacting protein 4A isoform X7, with protein sequence MMCDTERSVDRDYYIVMMAPSPSKSSKTQHPSFLITTDSVGTSPVPSSPPSTDAPKSQCSSLSDGESFECYGDNDISISETGGVDLELAPHLNSTTVGESNGNPSAASNSGITRHSWSRTSLRGAPKSHNDNLPNRRWGSMRHSTGKRQLGSNALANHLYRSSSFNSSGRSSNCDTAEDMYSDVSLEDVQDINHKLEILQRQVTNLADTQSNVDDRTSRTKTEYAVLQARYHMLEEQLRETELRAEERLAEEQKRHRELLARVEREAKLQNENCQIRIRTMEMEVTSLREEIQRLRLQSDKQAADLHATEEKLEKARDSLMISQQDLAEARAEEKKHRAEKQAAEELMVELGKECERLRSERGPALPTTSPESLRLEELHQEMDELRQKNKSLEEANEELQAMMLTRSIEEGRNLLNGTSNSLAQELEAMSQNQDTVDSTTLASLTQLQVAFQEKEEENRRLKHYIDTMLLNVVENYPQLLEVKAA
- the LOC121598389 gene encoding rab11 family-interacting protein 4A isoform X11 gives rise to the protein MMAPSPSKSSKTQHPSFLITTDSVGTSPVPSSPPSTDAPKSQCSSLSDGESFECYGDNDISISETGGVDLELAPHLNSTTVGESNGNPSAASNSGITRHSWSRTSLRGAPKSHNDNLPNRRWGSMRHSTGKRQLGSNALANHLYRSSSFNSSGRSSNCDTAEDMYSDVSLEDVQDINHKLEILQRQVTNLADTQSNVDDRTSRTKTEYAVLQARYHMLEEQLRETELRAEERLAEEQKRHRELLARVEREAKLQNENCQIRIRTMEMEVTSLREEIQRLRLQSDKQAADLHATEEKLEKARDSLMISQQDLAEARAEEKKHRAEKQAAEELMVELGKECERLRSERGPALPTTSPESLRLEELHQEMDELRQKNKSLEEANEELQAMMLTRSIEEGRNLLNGTSNSLAQELEAMSQNQDTVDSTTLASLTQLQVAFQEKEEENRRLKHYIDTMLLNVVENYPQLLEVKAA
- the LOC121598389 gene encoding rab11 family-interacting protein 4B isoform X18, with translation MFRPSCNQFKISGLSTGKRQLGSNALAKSSSFNSSGRSSNCDTAEDMYSDVSLEDVQDINHKLEILQRQVTNLADTQSNVDDRTSRTKTEYAVLQARYHMLEEQLRETELRAEERLAEEQKRHRELLARVEREAKLQNENCQIRIRTMEMEVTSLREEIQRLRLQSDKQAADLHATEEKLEKARDSLMISQQDLAEARAEEKKHRAEKQAAEELMVELGKECERLRSERGPALPTTSPESLRLEELHQEMDELRQKNKSLEEANEELQAMMLTRSIEEGRNLLNGTSNSLAQELEAMSQNQDTVDSTTLASLTQLQVAFQEKEEENRRLKHYIDTMLLNVVENYPQLLEVKAA
- the LOC121598389 gene encoding rab11 family-interacting protein 4B isoform X14, with amino-acid sequence MFRPSCNQFKISGLSTGKRQLGSNALANHLYRSSSFNSSGRSSNCDTAEDMYSDVSLEDVQDINHKLEILQRQVTNLADTQSNVDDRTSRTKTEYAVLQARYHMLEEQLRETELRAEERLAEEQKRHRELLARVEREAKLQNENCQIRIRTMEMEVTSLREEIQRLRLQSDKQAADLHATEEKLEKARDSLMISQQDLAEARAEEKKHRAEKQAAEELMVELGKECERLRSERGPALPTTSPESLRLEELHQEMDELRQKNKSLEEANEELQAMMLTRSIEEGRNLLNGTSNSLAQELEAMSQNQDTVDSTTLASLTQLQVAFQEKEEENRRLKHYIDTMLLNVVENYPQLLEVKAA
- the LOC121598389 gene encoding rab11 family-interacting protein 4B isoform X15, with the translated sequence MDNLYKLMVYNNARNTGKRQLGSNALANHLYRSSSFNSSGRSSNCDTAEDMYSDVSLEDVQDINHKLEILQRQVTNLADTQSNVDDRTSRTKTEYAVLQARYHMLEEQLRETELRAEERLAEEQKRHRELLARVEREAKLQNENCQIRIRTMEMEVTSLREEIQRLRLQSDKQAADLHATEEKLEKARDSLMISQQDLAEARAEEKKHRAEKQAAEELMVELGKECERLRSERGPALPTTSPESLRLEELHQEMDELRQKNKSLEEANEELQAMMLTRSIEEGRNLLNGTSNSLAQELEAMSQNQDTVDSTTLASLTQLQVAFQEKEEENRRLKHYIDTMLLNVVENYPQLLEVKAA
- the LOC121598389 gene encoding rab11 family-interacting protein 4B isoform X16 translates to MDNLYKLMVYNNARNSTGKRQLGSNALAKSSSFNSSGRSSNCDTAEDMYSDVSLEDVQDINHKLEILQRQVTNLADTQSNVDDRTSRTKTEYAVLQARYHMLEEQLRETELRAEERLAEEQKRHRELLARVEREAKLQNENCQIRIRTMEMEVTSLREEIQRLRLQSDKQAADLHATEEKLEKARDSLMISQQDLAEARAEEKKHRAEKQAAEELMVELGKECERLRSERGPALPTTSPESLRLEELHQEMDELRQKNKSLEEANEELQAMMLTRSIEEGRNLLNGTSNSLAQELEAMSQNQDTVDSTTLASLTQLQVAFQEKEEENRRLKHYIDTMLLNVVENYPQLLEVKAA
- the LOC121598389 gene encoding rab11 family-interacting protein 4B isoform X12, with translation MDNLYKLMVYNNARNSTGKRQLGSNALANHLYRSSSFNSSGRSSNCDTAEDMYSDVSLEDVQDINHKLEILQRQVTNLADTQSNVDDRTSRTKTEYAVLQARYHMLEEQLRETELRAEERLAEEQKRHRELLARVEREAKLQNENCQIRIRTMEMEVTSLREEIQRLRLQSDKQAADLHATEEKLEKARDSLMISQQDLAEARAEEKKHRAEKQAAEELMVELGKECERLRSERGPALPTTSPESLRLEELHQEMDELRQKNKSLEEANEELQAMMLTRSIEEGRNLLNGTSNSLAQELEAMSQNQDTVDSTTLASLTQLQVAFQEKEEENRRLKHYIDTMLLNVVENYPQLLEVKAA
- the LOC121598389 gene encoding rab11 family-interacting protein 4B isoform X23, which translates into the protein MYSDVSLEDVQDINHKLEILQRQVTNLADTQSNVDDRTSRTKTEYAVLQARYHMLEEQLRETELRAEERLAEEQKRHRELLARVEREAKLQNENCQIRIRTMEMEVTSLREEIQRLRLQSDKQAADLHATEEKLEKARDSLMISQQDLAEARAEEKKHRAEKQAAEELMVELGKECERLRSERGPALPTTSPESLRLEELHQEMDELRQKNKSLEEANEELQAMMLTRSIEEGRNLLNGTSNSLAQELEAMSQNQDTVDSTTLASLTQLQVAFQEKEEENRRLKHYIDTMLLNVVENYPQLLEVKAA
- the LOC121598389 gene encoding rab11 family-interacting protein 4B isoform X4 — protein: MNLTVSSYNLRDGRYASDYYIVMMAPSPSKSSKTQHPSFLITTDSVGTSPVPSSPPSTDAPKSQCSSLSDGESFECYGDNDISISETGGVDLELAPHLNSTTVGESNGNPSAASNSGITRHSWSRTSLRGAPKSHNDNLPNRRWGSMRHTGKRQLGSNALANHLYRSSSFNSSGRSSNCDTAEDMYSDVSLEDVQDINHKLEILQRQVTNLADTQSNVDDRTSRTKTEYAVLQARYHMLEEQLRETELRAEERLAEEQKRHRELLARVEREAKLQNENCQIRIRTMEMEVTSLREEIQRLRLQSDKQAADLHATEEKLEKARDSLMISQQDLAEARAEEKKHRAEKQAAEELMVELGKECERLRSERGPALPTTSPESLRLEELHQEMDELRQKNKSLEEANEELQAMMLTRSIEEGRNLLNGTSNSLAQELEAMSQNQDTVDSTTLASLTQLQVAFQEKEEENRRLKHYIDTMLLNVVENYPQLLEVKAA
- the LOC121598389 gene encoding rab11 family-interacting protein 4B isoform X21, with protein sequence MTKPCYSSTGKRQLGSNALAKSSSFNSSGRSSNCDTAEDMYSDVSLEDVQDINHKLEILQRQVTNLADTQSNVDDRTSRTKTEYAVLQARYHMLEEQLRETELRAEERLAEEQKRHRELLARVEREAKLQNENCQIRIRTMEMEVTSLREEIQRLRLQSDKQAADLHATEEKLEKARDSLMISQQDLAEARAEEKKHRAEKQAAEELMVELGKECERLRSERGPALPTTSPESLRLEELHQEMDELRQKNKSLEEANEELQAMMLTRSIEEGRNLLNGTSNSLAQELEAMSQNQDTVDSTTLASLTQLQVAFQEKEEENRRLKHYIDTMLLNVVENYPQLLEVKAA
- the LOC121598389 gene encoding rab11 family-interacting protein 4B isoform X6 → MNLTVSSYNLRDGRYASDYYIVMMAPSPSKSSKTQHPSFLITTDSVGTSPVPSSPPSTDAPKSQCSSLSDGESFECYGDNDISISETGGVDLELAPHLNSTTVGESNGNPSAASNSGITRHSWSRTSLRGAPKSHNDNLPNRRWGSMRHTGKRQLGSNALAKSSSFNSSGRSSNCDTAEDMYSDVSLEDVQDINHKLEILQRQVTNLADTQSNVDDRTSRTKTEYAVLQARYHMLEEQLRETELRAEERLAEEQKRHRELLARVEREAKLQNENCQIRIRTMEMEVTSLREEIQRLRLQSDKQAADLHATEEKLEKARDSLMISQQDLAEARAEEKKHRAEKQAAEELMVELGKECERLRSERGPALPTTSPESLRLEELHQEMDELRQKNKSLEEANEELQAMMLTRSIEEGRNLLNGTSNSLAQELEAMSQNQDTVDSTTLASLTQLQVAFQEKEEENRRLKHYIDTMLLNVVENYPQLLEVKAA
- the LOC121598389 gene encoding rab11 family-interacting protein 4B isoform X19, with protein sequence MTKPCYSSTGKRQLGSNALANHLYRSSSFNSSGRSSNCDTAEDMYSDVSLEDVQDINHKLEILQRQVTNLADTQSNVDDRTSRTKTEYAVLQARYHMLEEQLRETELRAEERLAEEQKRHRELLARVEREAKLQNENCQIRIRTMEMEVTSLREEIQRLRLQSDKQAADLHATEEKLEKARDSLMISQQDLAEARAEEKKHRAEKQAAEELMVELGKECERLRSERGPALPTTSPESLRLEELHQEMDELRQKNKSLEEANEELQAMMLTRSIEEGRNLLNGTSNSLAQELEAMSQNQDTVDSTTLASLTQLQVAFQEKEEENRRLKHYIDTMLLNVVENYPQLLEVKAA
- the LOC121598389 gene encoding rab11 family-interacting protein 4B isoform X13 — encoded protein: MFRPSCNQFKISGLSSTGKRQLGSNALANHLYRSSSFNSSGRSSNCDTAEDMYSDVSLEDVQDINHKLEILQRQVTNLADTQSNVDDRTSRTKTEYAVLQARYHMLEEQLRETELRAEERLAEEQKRHRELLARVEREAKLQNENCQIRIRTMEMEVTSLREEIQRLRLQSDKQAADLHATEEKLEKARDSLMISQQDLAEARAEEKKHRAEKQAAEELMVELGKECERLRSERGPALPTTSPESLRLEELHQEMDELRQKNKSLEEANEELQAMMLTRSIEEGRNLLNGTSNSLAQELEAMSQNQDTVDSTTLASLTQLQVAFQEKEEENRRLKHYIDTMLLNVVENYPQLLEVKAA
- the LOC121598389 gene encoding rab11 family-interacting protein 4B isoform X17 — protein: MDNLYKLMVYNNARNTGKRQLGSNALAKSSSFNSSGRSSNCDTAEDMYSDVSLEDVQDINHKLEILQRQVTNLADTQSNVDDRTSRTKTEYAVLQARYHMLEEQLRETELRAEERLAEEQKRHRELLARVEREAKLQNENCQIRIRTMEMEVTSLREEIQRLRLQSDKQAADLHATEEKLEKARDSLMISQQDLAEARAEEKKHRAEKQAAEELMVELGKECERLRSERGPALPTTSPESLRLEELHQEMDELRQKNKSLEEANEELQAMMLTRSIEEGRNLLNGTSNSLAQELEAMSQNQDTVDSTTLASLTQLQVAFQEKEEENRRLKHYIDTMLLNVVENYPQLLEVKAA
- the LOC121598389 gene encoding rab11 family-interacting protein 4B isoform X5; the encoded protein is MNLTVSSYNLRDGRYASDYYIVMMAPSPSKSSKTQHPSFLITTDSVGTSPVPSSPPSTDAPKSQCSSLSDGESFECYGDNDISISETGGVDLELAPHLNSTTVGESNGNPSAASNSGITRHSWSRTSLRGAPKSHNDNLPNRRWGSMRHSTGKRQLGSNALAKSSSFNSSGRSSNCDTAEDMYSDVSLEDVQDINHKLEILQRQVTNLADTQSNVDDRTSRTKTEYAVLQARYHMLEEQLRETELRAEERLAEEQKRHRELLARVEREAKLQNENCQIRIRTMEMEVTSLREEIQRLRLQSDKQAADLHATEEKLEKARDSLMISQQDLAEARAEEKKHRAEKQAAEELMVELGKECERLRSERGPALPTTSPESLRLEELHQEMDELRQKNKSLEEANEELQAMMLTRSIEEGRNLLNGTSNSLAQELEAMSQNQDTVDSTTLASLTQLQVAFQEKEEENRRLKHYIDTMLLNVVENYPQLLEVKAA